The genome window GAGTCGGAGCCCGTCACCGCAAGCACCCTGGAGGCCCCCGCGCCGAGCACCACGCGCGTGCGCGACAGGGCGCTGGCCGGAGACCGGTGGATTGCCCGCGTGCTGCGCGTGGGCGCGGTGCTCAGCGGCGGCATGTTCGTGCTGTCACTGGGGCTGGAGGCGCTGCCGGGCTCGGAGAGCACGCACGTGGCCATCGACCAGCTTCGCAAGGCGGCGGCGTCGCTGCTGCTGGTGACGCCGGTGGCGCGGCTGGGCGTGGCGGGCACGCTGCTGGGGCTGCGCGGCGAGTGGCGCTACGCCGTCATCGCCGCGGGAGTGCTGGGCCTGTTGGCCCTGGCGGTGGGGGCCGGCATCCAGGCGTGACGCGGTGGGCGCTTCAGGCGCCCCGGGCGGCGAAGTGGGCGAGGATGTTGCGCACCTTGGCGACCTCGTCCATGCGCCCCTGCTCCTCGTAGAGCGGCAGGACGGCCTCCAACTGCTCACGGGCGGCGGGCAGGTCCTGCGTGTAGTAGCAGGACAGGCCCAGATCCCACCGGGCGCGCGCCTCGTGCACGTGGTCGTGCAGCTCCTGGTACAGCTCCACCGCGCGCAACAGGTGCGAGCGCGCGCCCTCGTGGTTGCCCAGGAGGCCCTCGGACTCGCCGAGCAGCAGGTGGCCCAGCGCGAGCGCCTCGCTGTCATCGCCCTGCTCCAGCAGGGGAATCGCCTCGAGGAAGCGCTTCCGGGCCGGCTCGTACTCGGCCTTCTCCATGCGGATGTCGCCGATGTCGAGCAGCAGCCGCGCGGTGCGCCCGGTGTTGCGCGTCTGGCGGTAGAGGATGAGCGCCTCCTGGTACTTCTCCTCGGCGGCCTCGGGCTGGCCCAGCGCGCGCAGGGACTCGCCGACGCAGGCACGGCACATCGCCTCGCCCTCGCGGTCCTTGGTCTCGTTGAAGAGCATCGCGGCCTTGGCGATGAGCTCCAGCGCGCCGCGGTGGTCCTCGAAGTTCGCCTTGGCCACGCCCATGCCGAAGTACGCCTGGGCCAGGCCCGGCTTGTAGCCGGCCTCCTGGAACATCCCGAGCGCCTCCTCGTAGCACTGGCGGCTGGCGGCGTGGTCCTCGAGCAGGCCGTGCAGCTCCGCCAGGCTCACCAGGCCCTGGCCCACGGTGGTGGGCGTGCCGGTGATGCGCAGGGTGGCCAGCTGGTTCTTCTGCTTCTGGAGCGCCTCCAGCAGATGGGCGCGTTCGGTGTCTTCGGGCGGGTGCATGCTCACGCGTCGCCACCCTTGCGGCGCCGGGCCGCCTTGTCCAACGAATCGTGCTTCTCGCTCCCGTCAGCGCCATTGACGCCTGGCTGCGCGCCGCCGCCATTTCCAGTGGCGCCGTGGCCACCCCCGACGTGGCGCTCCTTCTCCACCTTGTCGGCCTGCTCGTAGCCCAGCAGCGGGGAGAAGAAGCAGTCCTTCTTCGTGTACTCGTCGAACGCGAAGGCGAAGCGGTAGCTGGCCGCCGCGCGCTGGTTGCAGTCGGTGCGCTCGCAGAAGCGGCAGGAGATGCCGGAGGGGATGGCATCCTTGCGCAAGTCGTTGGTGGGCAGACCGTACGCCAGGTACTTGGCGTTCTCCGCGTGGGTGCCCAGGCCGATGGAGTAGGCGGTGCCCTTGACGATGGAGCCCTCCGTCGGCTGCAGCTGCACCTTGGCGAAGCAGAAGTACGTGGTGCCGTCCGGCATCATCGAATACTGCCGGGTGAGCTGGGACGGGTTGAGGAAGGCCAGGTGCACGGCCCACTTGCCGCAGCTGCCGCCGCCGCTGGCGAAGCGGATGCCGGTGCCGCTGTAGCGCTTGGAGATGTTGCCGGCGATGTCCGAGCGCAGGAAGTGGAACGGGATGCCCGGGCGCTTCGGGTCCGACAGGTTGCACAGCCGGTGGGCCACCGTCTCGTAGGTGGAGCCGAAGATGCTCGACAAGAGCTCCACGTCGTAGCGCGTGCGCTGCACCTCCTTGAAGAAGTCCCCGTACGGCAGCATCAGCGCGCCGGCGAAGTAGTTGGCCAGGTTCACCTTGATGAGCCGCGTCGTCTCGCCGTGCCGGGTGCGCCCCGCGCCGAGGATGCGCTCGACCAGCTTCTCCTTGTCCAACATGAGCAGGCCGATGGACGCCGCGATTTGGAACTTCAGCGGCTGCTCGGTGAGGTCCGGCGACAGCGTGAGCGTCTGCTCCTCCGGGTCCAACCGCCGCACCACGGACGAGCCGCTGGGCGAAGCGTCGATGAGCACGCGGTAGCCGAAGCGCTTCTCCAACAGCTGCACCAGCTGCCCGCTGGTGAGCTGGCGCTCCAGGCTCACGTCGCGCCGCAGCGCCTCCGCCTGCTCCTCGATTTCGGGGAAGTAGTTGCGGTGCGTCTCCAGGAAGTCACTCACCTCGTCGAAGGGCGAGTAGTCGAAGCGCACGCCGGGCACGGTGCCGCTGCCGGCGCTGGCTCCTTGCGTGCGCGTGCGCTCCTCCACGTTGAGCTGCGCGAGCACGTTCTCCAGCTGCGTGCGCGTGTTCTTGTAGAGGTTGAAGAGCGCGGCCACGGTGCCGGCGAGCTTCGGCTCGGCCGACAGCGACTGGAGCGACTCCGGGTCGATGTCCAGGCTCTTGAGCAGCGGCTCGTCGAGCAGCTTCGCGAGCGCCTCGTCCACCCGGCCCTCGCCCAGCGTGGACATGAACTGCTCGGGGTCCTGGTCGAAGTAGCGCAGTGCCTTCCAGAGCAGCGGGAAGGGCATCACGCGCTTGCCCTTCTCGATGAGGTTCAAGTAGGCGGGGGAGACCCCCAGGTCCTTCGCCGCGTCTGCCTGCTTGATGTTGCGGGCGAGCCGCAGACCCCGGAGCTTCAGGCCCACGTTGGCGTTCAGTGCGTTGTCGTTCATGGCTGAGTCGAGTCCACCGCAGGGCGCGCCTGGCCTCGCGCCTCACGGACCCTTTCAGTCACTTTGCAAATCGATTTACCGATTTGCAATCAGCGTTTTTCGACCGCGCGCTCCCTGTGCGGCCGGCGACGGAACAGCCCTCGTTCACCTGTCCGATACCCGTCGAGTAGATGCAACCACATGTAATCGTTGTGCTTTGCTGTCGCGCGGATGTGCGTTCCGGGCGGTGGTCGACGCACCTTGTCAAGTGTTTACCGCCGCGATGCGGCATGCCGTTCGCGTGCGTTGGTAAACGAGTTTTCGCGGTTTACAGGGATGGTGCGGGACAAGGCTCAGGGGATCAGCCTTCGGAAGATGAGCGACACGTTGGTGCCGCCGAAGCCGAAGGAGTTGCTCATCACGGCGTCGACCTGGGCGGGCCGCGCGGTGTTGGGCACGCAGTCCAGGCTGATGCGGGGATCCAACCGTTCGAGGTTGATGGTGGGCGGCAGCAGTCCCCGGGTGAGGGCGAGGATGCTGATGACGGCCTCGGCGGCGCCCGCCGCGCCGTTCATGTGGCCGGTCATCGACTTGGTGGAGGAGACGGCGACGGAGCGGGCGGCGTCACCGAAGACGCGGTGGATTCCTTGCGTCTCCATGAGGTCGCCCACGTCCGTGGAGGTGCCGTGCGCGTTGATGTAGCCGATGTCGGCGGGACGTAGCGCCGCGTCCTGGAGGGCCGCGCGCATGCTGCGCTGGGCGCCCTCGTGCTCGGGGGCAGGGGCGGTGACGTGGTACGCGTCGGCGCTGGCGCCGTAGCCGGTGAGCTCCGCGTGGATGCGGGCGCCTCGGGCGCGGGCGTGCTCCAGCTCCTCGAGGACGAGCATGCCGGAGCCCTCGGCGAGCACGAAGCCGTCGCGGTCCGCGTCGAAGGGGCGGCTGGCCGCGTGGGGCGCGTCGTTGCGCAGGGACAAGGCCTGCATGGCCGCGAAGCCGCCGACGCCGAGCAGTGAGATGGGGGCCTCGGCGCCTCCGGCCACCGCCACGTCGAAGTCACCGCGCTGGATGCCGCGCATCGCCTCGCCGATGGCGTGGGCGCTGGTGGAGCACGCGGAGTTGGGCGCCCAGGAGGGGCCCTTGAGGCCATGGCGGAGGCTCACGTAGCCGGGGGCCATGTTGATGATCATCTGCAGGACGAAGAAGGGGCTGATGCGGTCGGGCCCCTTCTCCAGCGTGCGGCGGAAGGTCTCCTCCAGGCTGGTGATGCCGCCGATGCCCGAGCCGATGATGGTGGCGATGCGCTCGGCGTTCTCGGGGGTGACCTGCAGGCCCGAGTCCTCCAGGGCCATGTCGGAGGCCACCACGGCGAAGTGGGCGAAGCGGTCCATGCGTCGGGCCTCGCGCCGCTCGATGTGGTCCTCGACCTTGAAGTCCTTCACCTCGCCGGCGATGCGGCAGTCGAGCGCGCTCGCGTCGAAGAGGGTGATGGGGCCCACGCCGCTCTGGCCGCGCACCAGCGCCTCCCAGCTCTTCTCCACGCCCGTCCCACAGGGGCTGATGAGTCCCAGTCCCGTCACCACCACGCGCCGCTTCTGCATCCGCCGCTCCCTTGCATGGCACGCCAGGAGAACACACGGGCCGGCCGTCCGTGGGCCCTCCTTCTTCGCGGCGTGCACTCGATGTCCCTTTGTATTATGGGTATCATTCCATCTGGCAAGCCTCATTGTCGAGGAACGTGTGGATGTCCGGTCCTGGGACGATGACGGCCATCATTTCATCGAGGGAGAGGCCATGAGCGAGGCGGAGAGCGACGCGCGGACCCGGACGGTGACGTGGCGGGACTATCGGGAGGGTGTGACGGCGGCGAAGACGATGTCGGGGCTGGAGTACCTGCGCGCCATCGTCCGGGGTGAGGTGCCGGGGGCGCCCATCGCGTCGCTGATGGGCTTCGCGCCGGTGGAGGTGTCCGAGGGGCGGGCGGTGTTCGAGGTGGAGCCGGGGGAGTACCACTACAACCCGATCGGGACGGTGCACGGGGGATTGGCGGCCACGCTGTTGGACTCGGCGTTGGGGTGCGCGGTGCACAGCACGCTGCCGGTGGGGGCGGGGTACACGACGTTGGAGCTGCACGTGAACATGGTGCGAGCCATCTCCCAGGACACGGGGAAGCTGACGTGCACGGGGGAGGTGATTCACGTGGGTGGGCGGGTGGCGACGGCGCAGGCGAAGCTGACGGACGCGAGCGGGAAGCTGTACGCGCACGGGACGACGACGTGCATGGTCTTCAGGCCCGCGGGCCCGGGTGGCCGGGAGTAGGGCGGCGATGCGCTACGCACCCGAGCACAAGCAGGCCACGCGTGAGCGGATCCTGGCGGCGGCGGAGAGTCTCTTCCGGAAGGAGGGGTTCGCGGGCGCGAGCGTGGAGCGCGTCATGCGCGCGGCGGGGCTGACGGTGGGCGGCTTCTATGCGCACTTCGCGTCGAAGGACTCGCTGCTCGCGGAGTCGGTGCGGGCGTTCTTCCAGCATCAGCACGCGCGCTGGCTGGGGGGACTGGAGGAGCTGCGTGGCGCGGAGTTCCTGAGTCACTTCGTGCGGCGGTACCTGAACCGCCACAACCGTGACGACCTGGACGAGGGCTGCATCCTGCCCTCCGTGTTGTCGGACGTGACGCGGGGCACGCCCGAGGCGCAGGAGGCGCTGGGCCAGGGCGTGGAGATGCTCGCGGCGGAGCTGGGGGCCCGGGTTCCGGGCGGCGAGGGTGTCACCGAGCGGCAGCGCGCGCTGGCGACGGTAGCGCTCCTGTTCGGGGCGATGACGCTCGCGCGGGCGACGAAGGCGACGCCGCTCTCGGATGAAATCCTGGAGGCGGCTCGCGCCTTCCTGCTCGCGGGTGCGGCGCCTCCGGAGAAAAAGGGCCACTGACGTTGGGTGTGGGGTCTCCGCGTCTGATGGGAATGCATCCCTATCCCTAGGACTAGGGATGTTTGTATGCGATTCGTCGCGCTATCTGATTGTGCGGTTGGAGGAACACATTCCATGTGAGTCGGAGGTACACGATGAAGCTCGGGTGTCCGATTCGGCGGGAAGTCTTGTTGATGGCGGCCGTTCTCTGTGCGGCGGGATGCAGCGGCGCTCCAGGGGAAGAGCAGGCGCCCCTGGACCTGAATCCCTCGTCACAGGAAGAGGCGCGGCTGACCCTCCAGCGCATTCGCGAGCTCCACGATGAAGACCCCGTGGCCGCCTTGGACGCCGCGCGAAGACTGGGCCCCAGACTGGATGCGCTCAATCATCTGATTGCCCGAGTCGAGGTGGCACCCGAGCACTTCGTCGACTTCTACGAGCTGAAGCCTGACGGCATCCTCGTCTCGGAGAGCGGGCGGTTGGGCGAGGGGAGCGTCTTGGGGGACAGGGAGCTTGCCGCCCACTCCTCCGCCGAACTCTATCGCCAGCTGACGGGAGGCGCCGTGCCGCCAGCGGCCTTGCTCAGGGCCCAGGGGCACCGTGAGGTCTCCAGTGGCTCTCGGGCTCCCGCGTGGGCCGCGGTGGAGCCCGAGGCTCGTTCTTCGGCGGCGGAGGCATCCCTGCTCAACAGCTTCTGCTATCCGAGCGGGGACTTCGTCAAATGCTGGCTGAACGTCGCCGGGAATGGATGGGCGTCCGCGAATTCGAAGTCGTCGTTCGCCAAGGTTGAAGCCTGGGGCACTGTCGCGGGGATCTGGTTCTCATACGAGCTCTCCGTGAATGGCTCGTGGAACATCAATCCGGGATACTGGCGGTCGTTCTCCGCGTACAGCGGCAGCTACGCGACGTGTCCGCCGCTCGTGGCTTGTGGCAACTTCGAGTACTACATCCGCAATCATCGATGGGACACGTTCAATAACGCTGGCGGCGGCTATCACGCCACGCTCGCGTTCCGGTGGAATTGCAGCTACGGCTTGTGTGGTAGCCCCTGACGTCCGCAAAGACAGTCCCCACTCTTCGTTGCGCGGGAGGAATATCGTGCGTCAGCCAGGCAAGCTTCCGATGAACAGGCGAGGTTTTCTTCGTGCAGGCACGCTGCTGGGAGTAGGGGCGGGTGGCATGCTCTCCGCGCGGACCTCCGACGCCTGGGCGAACGGGTGGAGTGGCATTCCCGGGGTGGCCCCAACGGGGGCATTCGGCGCTCGACCCGTAGCTGGAATCACGGCTCGTGAGGGGCCGCTGACGGAGCTCACGGACTTCAACAGCGTGAATGATTCGCCGGGGCTCATTCATCGGATTGAGACCCCTTCGATTCAGGAGCCTGCACTGCTGGCGACGGAGCGCGAGCTGCGCTTCCGCAACAGCTACGGCTCGACGATCTGGATCTTCATCGCCTTCCCCGATGCGGTCGCCTGCGGAGGCGCTTCGGGGGGCCATGTCGCTCGGGGATGGTGGGGCATCGGTCTGAACCAGGAGGTGTTCGTCCTCCGGACGCAGGCCTCGACGGTCTACTACTACGCCGAGGCCGACGATGGAGGCATCTGGACCCAAACAAGCGGCCTGTCTGCGTGCGTCCCACAGATTGGCTTCAATCACTGCACGGAGAACTGCCTGTTCGGGGACCGGAGGCTGGTGCTGCGGCCGAAGACCTTCGGTTCCGGGAACCTGACGGTCAACCTCGTCAGGTGAGCAGGCCTGCGTCGCTCGTCATCGCTGGTCGCGGCGCTCCGGGGCTGAGCGCCGCGACCAGGCGGCTCAGTTCACGAGCAGCACCTTGCCCGTGCCGCCCTTCTCGGCGTGCTTCTGGGCAGCCTTCGCCTCGTCCAGCTTGAAGGTCTTGCCAATGGGGATGCGCAGCTCGCCCTTCGCCACGCTCTCACCCAGTTGCGCGAGCCGGCGACCGTCCGGGTGAGAGAGGAAGCTGCTCACCCGCAGGCCCTTCTCCTTCGCCCCCTTCGGCTCGCCCACCACGCTGCACACGAGCCCGCCGGGCTTCACCTTGTCCAGCACCGCCATCACGGCCTCGCCACCCACCGTGTCCGCCACGGCGTCCAGCATGGGAAGCTTCGCGACCTCGCCG of Myxococcus fulvus contains these proteins:
- the fabF gene encoding beta-ketoacyl-ACP synthase II, with the protein product MQKRRVVVTGLGLISPCGTGVEKSWEALVRGQSGVGPITLFDASALDCRIAGEVKDFKVEDHIERREARRMDRFAHFAVVASDMALEDSGLQVTPENAERIATIIGSGIGGITSLEETFRRTLEKGPDRISPFFVLQMIINMAPGYVSLRHGLKGPSWAPNSACSTSAHAIGEAMRGIQRGDFDVAVAGGAEAPISLLGVGGFAAMQALSLRNDAPHAASRPFDADRDGFVLAEGSGMLVLEELEHARARGARIHAELTGYGASADAYHVTAPAPEHEGAQRSMRAALQDAALRPADIGYINAHGTSTDVGDLMETQGIHRVFGDAARSVAVSSTKSMTGHMNGAAGAAEAVISILALTRGLLPPTINLERLDPRISLDCVPNTARPAQVDAVMSNSFGFGGTNVSLIFRRLIP
- a CDS encoding helix-turn-helix domain-containing protein, with product MNDNALNANVGLKLRGLRLARNIKQADAAKDLGVSPAYLNLIEKGKRVMPFPLLWKALRYFDQDPEQFMSTLGEGRVDEALAKLLDEPLLKSLDIDPESLQSLSAEPKLAGTVAALFNLYKNTRTQLENVLAQLNVEERTRTQGASAGSGTVPGVRFDYSPFDEVSDFLETHRNYFPEIEEQAEALRRDVSLERQLTSGQLVQLLEKRFGYRVLIDASPSGSSVVRRLDPEEQTLTLSPDLTEQPLKFQIAASIGLLMLDKEKLVERILGAGRTRHGETTRLIKVNLANYFAGALMLPYGDFFKEVQRTRYDVELLSSIFGSTYETVAHRLCNLSDPKRPGIPFHFLRSDIAGNISKRYSGTGIRFASGGGSCGKWAVHLAFLNPSQLTRQYSMMPDGTTYFCFAKVQLQPTEGSIVKGTAYSIGLGTHAENAKYLAYGLPTNDLRKDAIPSGISCRFCERTDCNQRAAASYRFAFAFDEYTKKDCFFSPLLGYEQADKVEKERHVGGGHGATGNGGGAQPGVNGADGSEKHDSLDKAARRRKGGDA
- a CDS encoding PaaI family thioesterase, whose protein sequence is MSEAESDARTRTVTWRDYREGVTAAKTMSGLEYLRAIVRGEVPGAPIASLMGFAPVEVSEGRAVFEVEPGEYHYNPIGTVHGGLAATLLDSALGCAVHSTLPVGAGYTTLELHVNMVRAISQDTGKLTCTGEVIHVGGRVATAQAKLTDASGKLYAHGTTTCMVFRPAGPGGRE
- a CDS encoding tetratricopeptide repeat protein; this translates as MHPPEDTERAHLLEALQKQKNQLATLRITGTPTTVGQGLVSLAELHGLLEDHAASRQCYEEALGMFQEAGYKPGLAQAYFGMGVAKANFEDHRGALELIAKAAMLFNETKDREGEAMCRACVGESLRALGQPEAAEEKYQEALILYRQTRNTGRTARLLLDIGDIRMEKAEYEPARKRFLEAIPLLEQGDDSEALALGHLLLGESEGLLGNHEGARSHLLRAVELYQELHDHVHEARARWDLGLSCYYTQDLPAAREQLEAVLPLYEEQGRMDEVAKVRNILAHFAARGA
- a CDS encoding DUF1036 domain-containing protein encodes the protein MRQPGKLPMNRRGFLRAGTLLGVGAGGMLSARTSDAWANGWSGIPGVAPTGAFGARPVAGITAREGPLTELTDFNSVNDSPGLIHRIETPSIQEPALLATERELRFRNSYGSTIWIFIAFPDAVACGGASGGHVARGWWGIGLNQEVFVLRTQASTVYYYAEADDGGIWTQTSGLSACVPQIGFNHCTENCLFGDRRLVLRPKTFGSGNLTVNLVR
- a CDS encoding TetR/AcrR family transcriptional regulator; translated protein: MRYAPEHKQATRERILAAAESLFRKEGFAGASVERVMRAAGLTVGGFYAHFASKDSLLAESVRAFFQHQHARWLGGLEELRGAEFLSHFVRRYLNRHNRDDLDEGCILPSVLSDVTRGTPEAQEALGQGVEMLAAELGARVPGGEGVTERQRALATVALLFGAMTLARATKATPLSDEILEAARAFLLAGAAPPEKKGH